A window of Hyperolius riggenbachi isolate aHypRig1 chromosome 1, aHypRig1.pri, whole genome shotgun sequence contains these coding sequences:
- the LOC137569257 gene encoding E3 ubiquitin/ISG15 ligase TRIM25-like has protein sequence MASAAGLSEVLECSICLNVYTDPVTLSCGHNFCRKCVSEALDTQEKKTGGYSCPGCRTQFRNRPALQRNTTLHNIVENFLPTQSDQEYTGVSCSQCLHAKIPAVKCCLLCEASLCEEHLRVHNKAPEHVLCDPTASIKSRKCSIHNRILEYYCTTDSTCVCVYCLIDKHTGHQKETLNVATEKKKKKLNTDLQNLMAMKEEFEESVHSLYKGRREAQNRAHSETEEVTPLFRDLRRQIDDLEKRVLINVNRWIQYYDDAIRQMAIQKEELSRKMRHIEELCNMTDPLTVLQEPDTGDLCAPKEMAIVKELEGGVLDVASVLHKLCTISYTLSRVDTCFYLQKPADVFLDIDTAGIDLQISNDKKTATFSLHENCPQKMNAKSSRAFQCRPQVLSTQCFNSGQHYWEVDVGGSQDWKVGVCDPSMDRRGWSQSLIGYNKQSWCLEKQQSQYSLLHDGVIFQLPANFPMAKVGMFLDSETRQLSFYALSGKIRYLHTFTAVSGPLHAAFYVEGGSVKIAGGK, from the coding sequence ATGGCGTCTGCAGCTGGACTGAGCGAGGTGCTGGAGTGTTCCATCTGCCTGAACGTTTATACAGATCCTGTGACCCTGAGCTGTGGACACAACTTCTGTCGAAAATGTGTCAGTGAAGCGCTGGATACACAGGAGAAGAAGACTGGAGGTTATTCCTGTCCAGGATGTAGGACACAGTTCAGGAATCGCCCTGCTCTACAGAGGAACACCACACTGCACAACATAGTGGAGAACTTCCTGCCTACACAATCGGACCAGGAGTACACTGGAGTCTCCTGTAGCCAATGTCTCCATGCAAAGATACCTGCTGTGAAATGCTGTCTGCTGTGTGAGGCTTCTTTGTGTGAGGAACACCTGAGGGTCCACAACAAGGCACCAGAACATGTGTTATGTGATCCCACCGCCTCAATAAAGAGCAGGAAATGCTCCATCCACAACAGGatcctggagtattactgcactACTGATTCTacttgtgtctgtgtgtattgtCTGATTGATAAGCACACTGGCCATCAGAAGGAAACACTGAATGTGGCcacagagaagaagaagaagaaactaAATACTGATCTGCAGAACCTAATGGCAATGAAAGAGGAGTTTGAGGAAAGTGTCCatagtctttataaaggcaggagaGAAGCACAAAATAGAGCACATAGTGAAACAGAAGAAGTCACTCccctgtttagagacctcaggagacAGATAGATGACCTGGAGAAGAGAGTCCTGATTAACGTCAACAGATGGATACAATACTATGATGACGCGATCAGACAGATGGCGATACAGAaggaggagctgtccaggaagatgcgtcacattgaggagctgtgtaacatgactgaccCACTGACTGTCCTACAGGAAccagacacaggtgacttgtgtgccCCAAAGGAGATGGCAATTGTGAAGgaactggaagggggagttctggATGTGGCCAGTGTCTTGCACAAATTGTGCACAATATCTTACACATTATCTAGGGTAGATACATGCTTCTATTTACAGAAACCAGCAGATGTATTTCTAGACATAGACACAGCTGGTATCGATTTACAGATATCAAATGACAAGAAAACGGCAACATTTTCCTTGCATGAGAATTGTCCGCAGAAAATGAATGCTAAATCATCCCGGGCCTTTCAGTGTCGTCCTCAGGTATTGAGTACACAGTGTTTTAACTCAGGACagcattactgggaagtggatgttgggggGTCTCAGGACTGGAAGGTTGGGGTGTGTGACCCCAGTATGGATAGGAGAGGCTGGAGTCAGTCATTGATTGGCTATAATAAGCAGTCCTGGTGTTTAGAGAAGCAGCAAAGCCAATATTCATTGTTACATGATGGGGTTATTTTCCAGCTACCGGCCAACTTCCCAATGGCCAAAGTTGGGATGTTTCTGGATTCTGAGACTAGGCAGCTTTCCTTTTATGCCTTGAGTGGCAAAATCAGGTAtctccacaccttcactgccgTCAGTGGGCCCCTCCATGCTGCATTTTATGTGGAGGGAGGGTCTGTAAAGATAGCTGGGGGCAAATAG